Proteins co-encoded in one Sus scrofa isolate TJ Tabasco breed Duroc chromosome 14, Sscrofa11.1, whole genome shotgun sequence genomic window:
- the MORC2 gene encoding MORC family CW-type zinc finger protein 2 isoform X3, translating to MAFTNYSSLNRAQLTFEYLHTNSTTHEFLFGALAELVDNARDADATRIDIYAERREDLRGGFMLCFLDDGAGMDPSDAASVIQFGKSAKRTPESTQIGQYGNGLKSGSMRIGKDFILFTKKEDTMTCLFLSRTFHEEEGIDEVIVPLPTWNARTREPVTDNVEKFAIETELIYKYSPFRNEEEVMAQFMKIPGDSGTLVIIFNLKLMDNGEPELDIISNPRDIQMAETSPEGTKPERRSFRAYAAVLYIDPRMRIFIHGHKVQTKRLSCCLYKPRMYKYTSSRFKTRAEQEVKKAEHVARIAEEKAREAESKARTLEVRLGGDLTRDSRVMLRQVQNTAITLRREADVKKRIKEAKQRALKEPKELNFVFGVNIEHRDLDGMFIYNCSRLIKMYEKVGPQLEGGMACGGVVGVVDVPYLVLEPTHNKQDFADAKEYRHLLRAMGEHLAQYWKDIAIAQRGIIKFWDEFGYLSANWNQPPSSELRYKRRRAMEIPTTIQCDLCLKWRTLPFQLSSVEKEYPDTWVCSMNPDPEQDRCEASEQKQKVPLGTLRKDLKTQEEKQKQLTEKIRQQQEKLEALQKTTPIRSQADLKKLPLEVTTRPSTEEPARRPQRPRSPPLPAVIKNAPSRPPSLQAPRPASQPRKAPVVSSASKPPALAAREEASTSRLLQPPEAPRKPANAAVKTVARPAPLVQPPSPSLLPNSKGPREVPAPRAIRTPVVKKPEPPSKPSPATPSRKRSLGVSDEEEVEEEAERRKERSKRGKFAVKEEKKDLNELSDSAGEEDSGDVKSAQKDKGLHVEVRVNREWYTGRVTAVEVGKNVVRWKVKFDYVPTDTTPRDRWVEKGSEDVRLMKPPSPEYQSPDTQQEGGEEEEEAAVAQQAVAMVEPSTSDCIRIEPDTTAPSTSHETIDLLVQILRNCLRYFLPPSFPISKKELSAMNSEELISFPLKEYFKQYEVGLQNLCHSYQSRADSRAKASEESLRTSERKLRETEEKLQKLRTNIVALLQKPWLHSILTRRAGGGAAARASSQPDPRT from the exons AACCACTCATGAATTCTTGTTTGGTGCTCTTGCTGAACTGGTTGATAATGCCAG AGATGCTGATGCCACCAGAATAGATATTTATGCAG AAAGGCGAGAGGACCTTCGAGGAGGAtttatgctttgttttttggATGATGGAGCAGGAATGGATCCAA GTGATGCTGCCAGCGTGATCCAGTTTGGGAAGTCAGCCAAGCGAACACCTGAGTCCACCCAGATTGGGCAATACGGGAATGGGTTAAAATC GGGCTCAATGCGCATTGGGAAGGATTTTATCCTTTTCACCAAGAAGGAAGACACTATGACCTGCCTCTTCTTGTCTCGAACCTTTCATGAGGAGGAAGGCATTGATGAA GTGATAGTCCCATTGCCTACCTGGAATGCTCGGACCCGGGAACCTGTCACAGACAACGTGGAGAAGTTTGCCATTGAGACAGAACTCATCTACAAGTACTCTCCCTTCCGCAATGAAGAGGAAGTGATGGCTCAGTTCATGAAGATTCCTGGGGACAGCG GAACGCTGGTCATCATCTTCAACCTCAAACTCATGGATAACGGAGAGCCAGAGCTAGACATAATCTCAAATCCAAGAGATATCCAGATGGCAGAGACCTCCCCGGAGGGCAC GAAGCCAGAGCGCCGCTCCTTCCGTGCCTATGCTGCCGTGCTCTACATTGATCCCCGGATGAGGATCTTCATCCACGGGCACAAGGTCCAGACCAAGAGGCTCTCCTGCTGCTTGTACAAGCCCAG gaTGTACAAGTACACGTCAAGCCGGTTCAAGACACGTGCAGAGCAGGAGGTGAAGAAAGCTGAGCACGTGGCACGGATTG CTGAAGAGAAGGCGAGGGAGGCGGAGAGCAAAGCTCGGACGTTGGAAGTGCGCCTGGGTGGAGACCTCACACGGGACTCTAGG GTGATGTTGCGACAGGTCCAGAACACAGCCATTACCCTGCGTAGAGAAGCTGACGTCAAGAAGCGCATCAAGGAGGCCAAGCAGCG AGCACTTAAAGAACCCAAAGAACTGAACTTTGTTTTTGGGGTCAACATAGAACACCGGGACCTGGACGGCATGTTCATCTACAACTGTAGCCGCCTGATCAAGATGTATGAGAAAGTGGGCCCACAGCTGGAAGGGGGCAT GGCATGTGGCGGGGTCGTTGGGGTTGTTGATGTGCCCTACCTGGTCCTAGAGCCAACACACAACAAGCAGGACTTTGCTGATGCCAAAGAGTACCGGCACCTGCTGCGGGCGATGGGGGAGCACCTGGCGCAGTACTGGAAGGACATCGCCATTG CCCAGCGGGGAATCATCAAGTTTTGGGATGAGTTTGGCTACCTCTCTGCTAACTGGAACCAGCCCCCATCCAGTGAGCTGCGCTACAAACGGCGGAGAGCTATGGAAATCCCAACCACCATCCAGTGTG ATTTGTGTCTGAAGTGGCGGACCCTCCCCTTCCAGCTGAGTTCTGTGGAAAAAGAGTACCCTGACACCTGGGTTTGCTCCATGAACCCTGATCCTGAGCAGGACCG GTGTGAGGCTTCTGAACAGAAGCAGAAGGTTCCCCTGGGGACATTGAGAAAGGACCTGAAAACacaggaagagaagcagaaacaaCTGACAGAGAAAATTCGCCAGCAGCAGGAAAAGCTGGAGGCCCTGCAG AAAACCACACCCATCCGCTCCCAAGCCGACCTGAAGAAATTGCCCTTGGAAGTGACCACGAGACCTTCCACTGAG GAACCTGCACGTAGACCTCAGCGTCCTCGGTCGCCACCTTTACCTGCTGTGATCAAGAATGCCCCAAGCAGACCCCCTTCCCTGCAAGCTCCCAGGCCGGCCAGCCAGCCCCGAAAGGCTCCTGTTGTCAGCAGCGCCTCAAAGCCTCCTGCCCTGGCAGCCCGGGAAGAGGCCAGTACTTCCAGGCTGCTCCAGCCACCTGAGGCTCCCCGAAAGCCTGCTAATGCTGCAGTCAAGACTGTGGCCCGGCCTGCCCCTCTAGTGCAGCCACCGTCACCATCTCTGCTGCCCAACTCCAAGGGCCCTCGGGAAGTCCCTGCTCCCAGAGCCATTAGGACTCCAGTGGTCAAGAAGCCAGAGCCGCCCAGTAAACCCTCCCCG GCCACTCCTAGTCGGAAGCGCAGTCTTGGGGTCTCTGATGAGGAAGAAGTGGAGGAAGAGgctgagaggaggaaggagcGGTCCAAGCGGGGCAAGTTTgctgtgaaggaggaaaaaaaggacttGAATGAG CTCTCAGACAGTGCTGGGGAAGAGGACTCAGGTGATGTCAAGAGCGCTCAGAAAG ATAAAGGGCTGCATGTGGAGGTGCGTGTGAACAGGGAGTGGTACACAGGCCGTGTCACAGCCGTGGAGGTGGGCAAGAACGTGGTGCGGTGGAAGGTGAAGTTTGACTATGTGCCCACGGACACAACACCGAGAGACCGCTG GGTGGAGAAGGGCAGTGAGGACGTGCGGTTGATGAAGCCCCCCTCCCCGGAGTACCAGAGCCCAGACACGCAGCAGGAgggtggagaggaggaagaggaggcggcAGTGGCCCAGCAGGCTGTGGCCATGGTGGAGCCCTCCACCTCAGACTGCATTCGAATCGAGCCCGACACCACTGCCCCTAGCACCAGCCATGAGACCATTGACCTGCTCGTCCAGATCCTTCG GAATTGTTTACGGTACTTCCTGCCTCCAAGTTTCCCCATCTCCAAAAAGGAGCTGAGTGCTATGAATTCGGAGGAACTAATATCATTTCCTCTG AAAGAGTACTTCAAGCAGTATGAAGTGGGGCTCCAGAATCTGTGCCATTCCTACCAGAGCCGTGCTGACTCTCGGGCCAAGGCCTCCGAGGAGAGCCTGCGCACCTCTGAGAGAAAGCTCCGCGAGACGGAGGAGAAGCTGCAGAAGCTGAGGACCAACATCGTGGCGCTCCTGCAAAAG CCCTGGCTGCACAGCATCCTGACCAGGAGGGCTGGAGGTGGTGCGGCTGCCAGGGCCTCATCCCAGCCAGACCCACG GACATAG
- the MORC2 gene encoding MORC family CW-type zinc finger protein 2 isoform X2 — MAFTNYSSLNRAQLTFEYLHTNSTTHEFLFGALAELVDNARDADATRIDIYAERREDLRGGFMLCFLDDGAGMDPSDAASVIQFGKSAKRTPESTQIGQYGNGLKSGSMRIGKDFILFTKKEDTMTCLFLSRTFHEEEGIDEVIVPLPTWNARTREPVTDNVEKFAIETELIYKYSPFRNEEEVMAQFMKIPGDSGTLVIIFNLKLMDNGEPELDIISNPRDIQMAETSPEGTKPERRSFRAYAAVLYIDPRMRIFIHGHKVQTKRLSCCLYKPRMYKYTSSRFKTRAEQEVKKAEHVARIAEEKAREAESKARTLEVRLGGDLTRDSRVMLRQVQNTAITLRREADVKKRIKEAKQRALKEPKELNFVFGVNIEHRDLDGMFIYNCSRLIKMYEKVGPQLEGGMACGGVVGVVDVPYLVLEPTHNKQDFADAKEYRHLLRAMGEHLAQYWKDIAIAQRGIIKFWDEFGYLSANWNQPPSSELRYKRRRAMEIPTTIQCDLCLKWRTLPFQLSSVEKEYPDTWVCSMNPDPEQDRCEASEQKQKVPLGTLRKDLKTQEEKQKQLTEKIRQQQEKLEALQKTTPIRSQADLKKLPLEVTTRPSTEEPARRPQRPRSPPLPAVIKNAPSRPPSLQAPRPASQPRKAPVVSSASKPPALAAREEASTSRLLQPPEAPRKPANAAVKTVARPAPLVQPPSPSLLPNSKGPREVPAPRAIRTPVVKKPEPPSKPSPATPSRKRSLGVSDEEEVEEEAERRKERSKRGKFAVKEEKKDLNELSDSAGEEDSGDVKSAQKDKGLHVEVRVNREWYTGRVTAVEVGKNVVRWKVKFDYVPTDTTPRDRWVEKGSEDVRLMKPPSPEYQSPDTQQEGGEEEEEAAVAQQAVAMVEPSTSDCIRIEPDTTAPSTSHETIDLLVQILRNCLRYFLPPSFPISKKELSAMNSEELISFPLKEYFKQYEVGLQNLCHSYQSRADSRAKASEESLRTSERKLRETEEKLQKLRTNIVALLQKVQEPWLHSILTRRAGGGAAARASSQPDPRT, encoded by the exons AACCACTCATGAATTCTTGTTTGGTGCTCTTGCTGAACTGGTTGATAATGCCAG AGATGCTGATGCCACCAGAATAGATATTTATGCAG AAAGGCGAGAGGACCTTCGAGGAGGAtttatgctttgttttttggATGATGGAGCAGGAATGGATCCAA GTGATGCTGCCAGCGTGATCCAGTTTGGGAAGTCAGCCAAGCGAACACCTGAGTCCACCCAGATTGGGCAATACGGGAATGGGTTAAAATC GGGCTCAATGCGCATTGGGAAGGATTTTATCCTTTTCACCAAGAAGGAAGACACTATGACCTGCCTCTTCTTGTCTCGAACCTTTCATGAGGAGGAAGGCATTGATGAA GTGATAGTCCCATTGCCTACCTGGAATGCTCGGACCCGGGAACCTGTCACAGACAACGTGGAGAAGTTTGCCATTGAGACAGAACTCATCTACAAGTACTCTCCCTTCCGCAATGAAGAGGAAGTGATGGCTCAGTTCATGAAGATTCCTGGGGACAGCG GAACGCTGGTCATCATCTTCAACCTCAAACTCATGGATAACGGAGAGCCAGAGCTAGACATAATCTCAAATCCAAGAGATATCCAGATGGCAGAGACCTCCCCGGAGGGCAC GAAGCCAGAGCGCCGCTCCTTCCGTGCCTATGCTGCCGTGCTCTACATTGATCCCCGGATGAGGATCTTCATCCACGGGCACAAGGTCCAGACCAAGAGGCTCTCCTGCTGCTTGTACAAGCCCAG gaTGTACAAGTACACGTCAAGCCGGTTCAAGACACGTGCAGAGCAGGAGGTGAAGAAAGCTGAGCACGTGGCACGGATTG CTGAAGAGAAGGCGAGGGAGGCGGAGAGCAAAGCTCGGACGTTGGAAGTGCGCCTGGGTGGAGACCTCACACGGGACTCTAGG GTGATGTTGCGACAGGTCCAGAACACAGCCATTACCCTGCGTAGAGAAGCTGACGTCAAGAAGCGCATCAAGGAGGCCAAGCAGCG AGCACTTAAAGAACCCAAAGAACTGAACTTTGTTTTTGGGGTCAACATAGAACACCGGGACCTGGACGGCATGTTCATCTACAACTGTAGCCGCCTGATCAAGATGTATGAGAAAGTGGGCCCACAGCTGGAAGGGGGCAT GGCATGTGGCGGGGTCGTTGGGGTTGTTGATGTGCCCTACCTGGTCCTAGAGCCAACACACAACAAGCAGGACTTTGCTGATGCCAAAGAGTACCGGCACCTGCTGCGGGCGATGGGGGAGCACCTGGCGCAGTACTGGAAGGACATCGCCATTG CCCAGCGGGGAATCATCAAGTTTTGGGATGAGTTTGGCTACCTCTCTGCTAACTGGAACCAGCCCCCATCCAGTGAGCTGCGCTACAAACGGCGGAGAGCTATGGAAATCCCAACCACCATCCAGTGTG ATTTGTGTCTGAAGTGGCGGACCCTCCCCTTCCAGCTGAGTTCTGTGGAAAAAGAGTACCCTGACACCTGGGTTTGCTCCATGAACCCTGATCCTGAGCAGGACCG GTGTGAGGCTTCTGAACAGAAGCAGAAGGTTCCCCTGGGGACATTGAGAAAGGACCTGAAAACacaggaagagaagcagaaacaaCTGACAGAGAAAATTCGCCAGCAGCAGGAAAAGCTGGAGGCCCTGCAG AAAACCACACCCATCCGCTCCCAAGCCGACCTGAAGAAATTGCCCTTGGAAGTGACCACGAGACCTTCCACTGAG GAACCTGCACGTAGACCTCAGCGTCCTCGGTCGCCACCTTTACCTGCTGTGATCAAGAATGCCCCAAGCAGACCCCCTTCCCTGCAAGCTCCCAGGCCGGCCAGCCAGCCCCGAAAGGCTCCTGTTGTCAGCAGCGCCTCAAAGCCTCCTGCCCTGGCAGCCCGGGAAGAGGCCAGTACTTCCAGGCTGCTCCAGCCACCTGAGGCTCCCCGAAAGCCTGCTAATGCTGCAGTCAAGACTGTGGCCCGGCCTGCCCCTCTAGTGCAGCCACCGTCACCATCTCTGCTGCCCAACTCCAAGGGCCCTCGGGAAGTCCCTGCTCCCAGAGCCATTAGGACTCCAGTGGTCAAGAAGCCAGAGCCGCCCAGTAAACCCTCCCCG GCCACTCCTAGTCGGAAGCGCAGTCTTGGGGTCTCTGATGAGGAAGAAGTGGAGGAAGAGgctgagaggaggaaggagcGGTCCAAGCGGGGCAAGTTTgctgtgaaggaggaaaaaaaggacttGAATGAG CTCTCAGACAGTGCTGGGGAAGAGGACTCAGGTGATGTCAAGAGCGCTCAGAAAG ATAAAGGGCTGCATGTGGAGGTGCGTGTGAACAGGGAGTGGTACACAGGCCGTGTCACAGCCGTGGAGGTGGGCAAGAACGTGGTGCGGTGGAAGGTGAAGTTTGACTATGTGCCCACGGACACAACACCGAGAGACCGCTG GGTGGAGAAGGGCAGTGAGGACGTGCGGTTGATGAAGCCCCCCTCCCCGGAGTACCAGAGCCCAGACACGCAGCAGGAgggtggagaggaggaagaggaggcggcAGTGGCCCAGCAGGCTGTGGCCATGGTGGAGCCCTCCACCTCAGACTGCATTCGAATCGAGCCCGACACCACTGCCCCTAGCACCAGCCATGAGACCATTGACCTGCTCGTCCAGATCCTTCG GAATTGTTTACGGTACTTCCTGCCTCCAAGTTTCCCCATCTCCAAAAAGGAGCTGAGTGCTATGAATTCGGAGGAACTAATATCATTTCCTCTG AAAGAGTACTTCAAGCAGTATGAAGTGGGGCTCCAGAATCTGTGCCATTCCTACCAGAGCCGTGCTGACTCTCGGGCCAAGGCCTCCGAGGAGAGCCTGCGCACCTCTGAGAGAAAGCTCCGCGAGACGGAGGAGAAGCTGCAGAAGCTGAGGACCAACATCGTGGCGCTCCTGCAAAAGGTGCAGGAG CCCTGGCTGCACAGCATCCTGACCAGGAGGGCTGGAGGTGGTGCGGCTGCCAGGGCCTCATCCCAGCCAGACCCACG GACATAG